The Rhizobium sp. WSM4643 genome contains the following window.
GGTTCCCGATACGCCGTTGGACGTCCCGCTCTATTGGCAGATAAACCGCTTTGCCGCCGATCGCTTGGCGGAGCTGACACGGGAGGTCATCAAGGTCGCGAAACGCAATCTCTGAGGCTTCACTCATCTCAGCGACCGAGTGCGCTTTTGTCAGACGTAAGCGGTGCGGCTACCGAACTCGCTGGTCTCTACGCGAATAGCGCTCTCCTATGCTACGGCGATGATCTCCAGTTCCTGGCCGCCTGTCTCCACCATATCCCCAACAGCCTTGCCCATCAGGAGCCGCGCCACCGGGGAGACATAGGAAATGCACCCGGCCTTCGGATCAGCCTCGTCCTCTCCGACGATGCGATAGGTCTGCACACGCCCGTCGTCACGACGGAAAGTCACCGTGCTGCCGAAGGCGACGGTATCGATTGACGTAGGGGCAGGCATGAGCTGAGCGGTGCGAAGTCTTGCGGCTAAGTAGCGAAGATCACGCAAGGGATTGGCCGTCTGCCGCCGCCGTTCGTTCACGTCTTCGATAGGGTTCGCAGCATCATAGGCCTCGCGAGCCTGCTGGAACTGCAATTCCAGAGCCTTCAATCCCGCTTCCGTAACGAGGTTCGGATGCGGCGAGATCGGACGATCGGGCAGCAGGGTTTCCGAAGCGGTTTCGAAACTCTCTTCCTTGGTGAAAGCGACGGCCAATCTCGGACTCCGTTTTAGCGCGATGCGGTCTCGTAGCTGATGGGCGATTGCCCAGATCTCTGTTGGAACCATACACCGACTGCAGACGAACCGCCAATCGGGCCCATCGACGGCCGCTTTTCCTGTCACGCCCCCAACTTGGGAGCGTTAGGAACGTCCTGCGCCGCATGGCGTTTATACCACGGTGCGCCGTGGCGCATCGGATACACTCTGATAACCACGGCCGAGGAGGAGCAAATGCCCGGCGAGCAGCGAGAGGGCCAGGACAAAGTCTGGACCAAAACATGCCTTCGCTCCTGACGGATGCCATGCCGCTGACGCCAGGCTGGTGGGATATCGGCGCGCGGATCATGCTGACATTGATTGCCGGCGGCCTCATCGGCCTTGATCGCGAGCGCGGCGGTCATGCGGCAGGTTTCAGAACCACGATCCTGGTGGCGCTTGCCGCCTGCCTGGCGATGATCCAGGCAAACCTTCTTCTGTCGACATACGGAAAGACGCCTGGCTCGTTCACGCAGATGGACGTGCTGCGCTTTCCGCTCGGCGTCCTGACGGGCGTCGGCTTCATCGGCGGCGGAGCGATCCTCAAACGCGGCGACATACTGACCGGGGTCACGACGGCGGCGACCTTGTGGTTCATGACGGTGGTGGGCCTCTGTTTCGGCGGCGGTCAGATCCTGACCGGCATCGCGGCGACGGCGGTTGGCTTTATCGTCCTGTCGCCCTTGAAGCGGCTGGACACATGGCTGCGCTGCGAACAGAAGGCGACGCTTGTCGTCCGCGCCTCGAACGGCAATATCCCCGACCTATCGGGAGTACTGAATCCGCTCAGATGCCATGCAGGCCTCCTGTCACTCCACCGAACCGCCGATAGCGGCGCCGAGGTGACGTTCGAGCTGCGATGGCTCGCCAGGGACCCAGACGCATCGGCACGCGCGATCCTGAACGCGCTTTCGAACACGCATGAGGTCGCGGATTTCTCCATGAAGACGACCACGACATGAGCTTCACGGTGACACGCCGGCGGCGGTTCCACATCTCTCATTTCGAAACGTGCTGAGGTTTGCCCTTCCTCTTGGTTGAGGCAAATTCCTCGAGCTGTTTCTCGCTCATGGATTCGACCATCTGTTTCGAGGCGCCTCTGAGTTCGCTCTTGGGCGTCTCGCCACGCTTGGCCGAAAGCGCGGCGCCTGCCGCCTTCTGCTGGGCCTTGGACTTGGCTGGCATATCGATCTCCTTTTGCTTGGCGGGCTCCGTTAAGGGCCTGATGCCGAAAAATGTGAGCGGTTTTCGGACGAGATCATGCTCTGATCATTCTGTTCAAGGAGGCTGCGGCCCGCGAGCCGCAGCCGACAGGCTGTCAGTTGATGGTGGCCCACTGGCTTCGGACATCCCTGGCGTTCTTCGACAGGTGGACGTGGGCGTCCACATGGTCGACCCAATCGAGCGGGATCAAGTGGTGCTTGCCATCTCCCGAGTCGGTCTTCGTCAGCTTGATGCGCGTGGGGCCGTCGAGATGATCGACTGTGCCGACATGGGTGCCGTCGGCAGCCCGAACTTCCATATGTTCACGGATCTGATCTGCGGAAATCATCGTTTCCTCCTTTGCATCATTGTCAGATACGAAGCGGCAACGACGTGGAGCGGACTTGGTTCCAAACACGAGCGACCGTGTTCAATCATCAGTCACGTCCCAATTGTCATCCGGGTTGAAGCTCCTGATGCCCGCGGCTATTTTTTCGGTCTCCCGACCGAGATCGGCCTGGTAGACCGTGCCGTTAGCATTCAGTTGGAACGTGTGCACGCCGGTTTCGCCATACCGGATCGGCCAGGCGATCAGTGCGAATCCTGCGATCATGTTGCCGTTGATCACGTAATCGAACTTTCCGCCCGCGATGTTCGGCCCCTGGCTTTCGATAATCCTGTAGCGATAGCCGTAATAGCCCTCGCCGGCCTTCGCTTTATCAAGCGCCGCATTGTCTTCGAGGGCGTTGCCCGCCGGGCTGTCACCCTCGCCGAGATCAGGCGACCAGTAGAGACCGTCAGTTTTGCCGTCGCTGCTGATCAGTTTCTGGGCATATTCCAGGACGCCGTCATCGTCGTGGTCGGCGGAAGAATATTCCTTTTGGGCGTCGACATAGGCCCGCATCGTGTCGATGGTCTGCAATTCGTTCTCGCCGACGCGACGATCGATGATCTCCTCGAACCCGGCATAGGTGTCGAAACCCCATTTGCCATCGTCGCCCTTCGCGATCGGAAATGGCAGAGGCCACAGTTTGTCGCCGATCTCGATGATCTTGCGGCCATCGACGTCCTTCACGACGATTTTCTTGCTTGTGCCGTCCCGGATCTGTGCGTAGGTGTCCATCACGCCTTCGTCTGCCTTCGCTTTCGCCGCATCAATTCCCAGCAGCGCCGTAAACTTGTCGAAATCATCAGCCGACAAGGCCGCCTTGAAGGCCTCGACGGCTTGTTCCGGCGTCTCGAATACCGGGGGATCGCTCTGCGAAGCGAAGCCCGAGATGACGGTCGCATCGGATGGCTCTGCCGCAGATGTCGAAACCGGATTGGTGGCGAGAGCCGCAAGAGCGAACACAGAACCCAGAAGCATGTTTCTGACTGACTTGGTCATCACTTTCCTCCTTCTTTCGGTCACCGACGACCGCCGCCGCGGCCACCACCGCGGCCACCACCACCGCCACCGCGGCCGCCGCCACCGCCGTGCATTACTCTACCGCCGCCGCGATTGCTCCCGGCCATGGCCTGTCTGCCGCGGTTGGACTGCATCTCAGCGCGCCTGCCGCTGTCGACCTGACCGAGGGCTGATGGCTTTCTGGGCCGGTTGTCGACGCGGGACGCTGGCTTCGCCTTTGCGACTGGACGTTTGGCGTTGGCCCCGGACCTTGCCTTTTCGCCAGCTCTGTTCGTCGGCCTCGCGTCGGGCCTGCGGTTCTGCGCGGCCTGCGCTGCCTTCCCGCCTCCAGGAGCCGCTCCCGTATTGCCTGGCTTGTTGCGGGCAGCACTGATCCTGTCCGCATCGATCTTGCTCTTGCGGACATCGTTGACGCTGATTTTGCCTGGCTGGTCGCGGATCGTGTTCGCACGGTCGTTGTCTCTGGCTCCGACCCTGTTGCCGGGATTCGCCTCGATACTGCTCCGGAAGGAGTTGCGGTCGATATTGTTGAGCTGCCCGCCGTCGAACCCGATCTTGCTGCGGTCGACATTCTTCCAGTCGACGTCGTTGATATTCACTTTGCCATTGATGTTGTTGAGGCAATTGTTGCAGTCGATATCGACGTTGCCGTTCCAGCGCCCGCCCCATACGCCCCAACGGTTCCAGTCGACGGCGGCGGCCCAAACCGCTCCCGTCACCACGCCCGCAAAAAAGGGGGCGGTCGGATAGTAGTAGTTCGGATACGGCTCTGAATAGTAGCCGATAGGCTCAGCCGCATAGTTCGGTTCATACAGCATCTCCGGCGCATACTGCGGAACGTAGATTTTGTCAGGACTGGCGGAGACGATCACGACGTTGTCGTTCTCCTG
Protein-coding sequences here:
- the greA gene encoding transcription elongation factor GreA, translated to MAVAFTKEESFETASETLLPDRPISPHPNLVTEAGLKALELQFQQAREAYDAANPIEDVNERRRQTANPLRDLRYLAARLRTAQLMPAPTSIDTVAFGSTVTFRRDDGRVQTYRIVGEDEADPKAGCISYVSPVARLLMGKAVGDMVETGGQELEIIAVA
- a CDS encoding MgtC/SapB family protein; protein product: MPSLLTDAMPLTPGWWDIGARIMLTLIAGGLIGLDRERGGHAAGFRTTILVALAACLAMIQANLLLSTYGKTPGSFTQMDVLRFPLGVLTGVGFIGGGAILKRGDILTGVTTAATLWFMTVVGLCFGGGQILTGIAATAVGFIVLSPLKRLDTWLRCEQKATLVVRASNGNIPDLSGVLNPLRCHAGLLSLHRTADSGAEVTFELRWLARDPDASARAILNALSNTHEVADFSMKTTTT
- a CDS encoding DUF3008 family protein, coding for MPAKSKAQQKAAGAALSAKRGETPKSELRGASKQMVESMSEKQLEEFASTKRKGKPQHVSK
- a CDS encoding DUF2171 domain-containing protein, with product MISADQIREHMEVRAADGTHVGTVDHLDGPTRIKLTKTDSGDGKHHLIPLDWVDHVDAHVHLSKNARDVRSQWATIN
- a CDS encoding DUF2950 domain-containing protein — protein: MTKSVRNMLLGSVFALAALATNPVSTSAAEPSDATVISGFASQSDPPVFETPEQAVEAFKAALSADDFDKFTALLGIDAAKAKADEGVMDTYAQIRDGTSKKIVVKDVDGRKIIEIGDKLWPLPFPIAKGDDGKWGFDTYAGFEEIIDRRVGENELQTIDTMRAYVDAQKEYSSADHDDDGVLEYAQKLISSDGKTDGLYWSPDLGEGDSPAGNALEDNAALDKAKAGEGYYGYRYRIIESQGPNIAGGKFDYVINGNMIAGFALIAWPIRYGETGVHTFQLNANGTVYQADLGRETEKIAAGIRSFNPDDNWDVTDD
- a CDS encoding DUF3300 domain-containing protein; its protein translation is MARPYALLLATGLFLPFADFLFSPHLTLTAAAQQPATAGPVAAEDEAPAPLSEDELEILVARIALYPDELVALVTSASLYPLQVVEAARFLETLKKQPELKPKTTWDGSIVSLLNYPQIVTMMSDDLDWTQSLGDALSVQQKDVLIAIQQLRDKAVADGIIKTDDKIKVSQENDNVVIVSASPDKIYVPQYAPEMLYEPNYAAEPIGYYSEPYPNYYYPTAPFFAGVVTGAVWAAAVDWNRWGVWGGRWNGNVDIDCNNCLNNINGKVNINDVDWKNVDRSKIGFDGGQLNNIDRNSFRSSIEANPGNRVGARDNDRANTIRDQPGKISVNDVRKSKIDADRISAARNKPGNTGAAPGGGKAAQAAQNRRPDARPTNRAGEKARSGANAKRPVAKAKPASRVDNRPRKPSALGQVDSGRRAEMQSNRGRQAMAGSNRGGGRVMHGGGGGRGGGGGGRGGGRGGGRR